A stretch of the Lactuca sativa cultivar Salinas chromosome 9, Lsat_Salinas_v11, whole genome shotgun sequence genome encodes the following:
- the LOC111901763 gene encoding uncharacterized protein LOC111901763 — protein sequence MSKGNKYILVAVDYVSKWAEAQALPTNDGRVVVRFLKKLFSRFGVPKALIIDRGTHFTNDQLEKVLRKYGRILEKSVRSNRKEWSDKLDDALWAFRTAFKTPIGTTPYRLVYGKQCHLPVEIERKAFWALKMCNFNMEELKKNWLMQMNALEELRYDAYTSSLIYKEKTKNWLKLFSGKLKSRWDGPFMVKKVFPHGAIELSSKDGTPFKVNGHRVKKYEEGVPRNEGMEELMLLEGIAAT from the exons atgtccaaAGGCAACAAATACATATTGGTGGCGGTGGATTATGTATCCAAGTGGGCGGAGGCACAAGCTTTGCCAACTAATGACGGTCGAGTGGTGGTGCGGTTTTTAAAGAAGTTATTTTCAAGATTTGGGGTCCCGAAAGCTCTCATAATTGACCGAGGCACTCATTTTACCAATGATCAACTAGAGAAGGTGTtaaggaaatatggg AGAATCTTGGAGAAATCGGTGCGGAGCAATCGAAAAGAATGGTCGGATAAGCTAGACGATGCACTTTGGGCCTTCCGTACAGCTTTCAAAACccctattggtactacaccatataggttagtttatggaaaACAATGTCATTTACCGGTGGAGATAGAGCGTAAAGCTTTTTGGGCTTTAAAGATGTGCAACTTCAACATGGAGGAGCTCAAGAAGAACTggttaatgcaaatgaatgctcttgagGAACTTAgatatgatgcatacactagtTCTTTGATCTATAAAGAGAAAACTAAGAATTG GCTAAAACTCTTCTCGGGCAAACTCAAGTCAAGATGGGATGGTCCTTTCATGGTGAAGAAGGTGTTTCCACATGGTGCTATAGAGCTATCGTCAAAAGATGGTACCCCTTTCAAGGTCAATGGACATAGAGTCAAAAAGTATGAAGAAGGAGTCCCAAGGAATGAAGGCATGGAAGAGTTGATGTTGCTGGAAGGGATTGCAGCCACGTAG